A section of the Corynebacterium auris genome encodes:
- a CDS encoding ABC transporter substrate-binding protein codes for MMFLNKRATGIVAALTAATLALAGCSRGEGDSTQAEGDDSEMRVASLGLGDADTLLALGITPVAVAPWGAEGDVGPSGVGPWAEDLLGDAQPEVIYNVASGFTADILEQVSAVDPTHIVAVNQAVDVEAQESLENIAPTTVKPAEYDDWQVPWEAQVETIADAVGKSAEGRDLVEQTEQVFEDFRANHPEVQGARAAIVMPYDGKIGLYTADDGRGQFIEDLGFVIPDELQGDGSTFFVDYAPENYSELNNVDYLFVLDYNGLVDQVKNDPIFQDLEVVKDGRVRYLDTDTGNAMSMPNPVTIPWVAERFEEQLN; via the coding sequence ATGATGTTTTTGAACAAGCGCGCCACGGGCATCGTGGCCGCCCTCACCGCCGCCACGCTCGCGCTGGCGGGCTGCTCCCGCGGCGAGGGGGACTCGACGCAGGCTGAGGGCGACGACAGTGAGATGCGTGTCGCCAGCCTCGGCTTGGGCGACGCGGACACATTGCTGGCTCTCGGCATCACCCCTGTCGCCGTCGCGCCGTGGGGTGCGGAGGGCGACGTCGGCCCCTCCGGTGTTGGCCCGTGGGCCGAGGACCTGCTCGGCGACGCCCAGCCGGAGGTCATCTACAACGTTGCCAGCGGGTTCACCGCAGACATCCTGGAACAGGTCTCGGCGGTCGACCCCACCCACATCGTTGCCGTGAACCAAGCCGTCGACGTTGAGGCGCAAGAGTCCCTGGAAAACATCGCGCCGACGACCGTGAAGCCGGCGGAGTACGACGACTGGCAGGTGCCGTGGGAAGCGCAGGTGGAGACCATCGCCGATGCCGTGGGCAAGTCGGCTGAGGGCCGCGACCTCGTGGAACAGACCGAGCAGGTCTTCGAGGACTTCAGGGCCAACCACCCCGAGGTGCAGGGGGCTCGAGCGGCCATCGTCATGCCGTACGACGGCAAGATTGGCCTGTACACCGCCGACGATGGGCGTGGGCAGTTCATCGAGGACCTCGGCTTCGTCATCCCCGACGAGCTCCAGGGCGACGGTTCCACGTTCTTCGTTGACTACGCCCCGGAGAACTACTCCGAGCTCAACAACGTCGACTATCTCTTCGTGCTCGACTACAATGGCCTCGTCGACCAGGTCAAGAACGACCCTATCTTCCAAGACCTTGAGGTGGTCAAGGACGGGCGCGTGCGCTACCTCGACACTGATACCGGCAACGCGATGAGCATGCCCAACCCGGTGACCATCCCGTGGGTGGCCGAAAGGTTCGAGGAGCAGCTGAACTAA
- a CDS encoding FecCD family ABC transporter permease translates to MSTPGTLTVRRSRDSARAIVLLVVVSLLAVVASLAFGSRTISLDELLAAALGEGSDDVRNIFWQLRVPRTLLAYAVGASLAIAGVLAQAWTRNPLADPGFIGVTAGAAFAVAVGSAAGAVVGLADATVYAFVGAAATSALVLVVARRSASPLTLILVGVGVDASLSAGSALIGLFDTSVLDSMRYWTVGSTFGRSYDDAAVAWAGVAVGAVIAAVAARPLDLLAMGEETSLALGGSPRLARALAALGVVVLAGTATATAGPVAFVGFAAPHILRRFLGPQVSRLLLPAALFGGALVLCADIIGRLIMRPGELEMSIVIAVIGGPVLIAAVRRGIGRKGAM, encoded by the coding sequence ATGAGTACCCCCGGCACTCTCACAGTGCGCCGGTCCCGCGATAGTGCGCGGGCCATCGTGCTGCTTGTCGTTGTCTCCCTCCTCGCGGTCGTGGCTTCGCTGGCGTTCGGCTCGCGCACCATTTCTCTCGACGAGCTCCTCGCCGCAGCTCTCGGCGAGGGAAGCGACGACGTGCGCAATATCTTCTGGCAGCTGCGCGTTCCGCGGACCTTGCTCGCCTACGCCGTCGGCGCATCGCTGGCCATCGCCGGTGTTCTCGCGCAGGCGTGGACCCGCAACCCGCTCGCGGATCCCGGGTTCATCGGTGTGACCGCGGGCGCGGCCTTTGCCGTGGCCGTGGGCAGCGCGGCGGGCGCTGTGGTTGGTCTCGCCGACGCTACGGTGTACGCCTTCGTCGGTGCGGCCGCGACCTCTGCGCTGGTGTTGGTGGTTGCGCGGCGTTCGGCGAGCCCGCTCACCCTCATCTTGGTGGGCGTTGGCGTCGACGCCTCTCTGAGCGCCGGGTCGGCCCTCATTGGATTGTTCGACACTTCAGTGTTGGACAGCATGAGGTACTGGACGGTGGGTTCGACTTTCGGCCGAAGCTACGACGATGCCGCCGTGGCCTGGGCGGGTGTGGCCGTCGGCGCCGTCATCGCCGCCGTCGCCGCGCGCCCGCTTGATCTGTTGGCGATGGGGGAAGAGACCTCCCTGGCGCTCGGCGGTTCGCCACGGCTGGCCCGCGCGCTGGCGGCGCTGGGTGTGGTCGTGCTCGCTGGCACCGCCACCGCGACCGCGGGGCCCGTCGCCTTTGTCGGCTTCGCCGCCCCGCATATCCTGCGACGCTTCCTCGGCCCGCAGGTCAGTCGCTTGCTCCTGCCCGCGGCGCTCTTCGGGGGAGCGCTTGTGCTGTGCGCCGACATCATCGGGCGCCTCATCATGCGCCCTGGGGAGCTGGAAATGTCTATCGTCATCGCCGTCATCGGTGGCCCGGTGCTCATCGCGGCGGTGCGCCGCGGGATAGGACGGAAGGGGGCGATGTAG
- a CDS encoding iron ABC transporter permease, translated as MNRATDALRAQRRERRAKQSAAGVVFALAAGAAYLILLGQGAVSTSPGRVVEVLTGGGTAREIMAVWDLRIPVALATLIVGAALGMAGAWTQSMSRNPLASPDILGVTSGAAVAVVLGSISYRPSFVDDIPIFWWRAVLALVGAVAVVVVLSLLGGIGTSNRIVLVGVALTMMLQAGVSYLLLRAELLRAAEAQTWLAGSTGFIRMDAILPLLLGLAPFVALGLWCGRDLPLLAHDDASAAMLGVNITMQRRLLLVAATGVSAVVVAAVGPIGFVALIAPHFGRLVAQTPVPPPLVAALAGAAILAVCAVIAGLIPSTAPVGAVSAVVGGIVLVVLVWRRSGR; from the coding sequence GTGAACCGAGCAACAGATGCTCTTCGTGCGCAGAGGCGCGAGCGCAGGGCGAAACAGAGCGCCGCCGGGGTGGTGTTCGCCCTTGCGGCCGGCGCGGCCTACCTCATCCTCTTGGGGCAGGGGGCCGTGTCCACGTCCCCCGGGCGGGTCGTCGAGGTGCTCACCGGCGGCGGCACTGCGCGTGAGATCATGGCGGTGTGGGACCTGCGGATCCCCGTCGCCCTCGCCACCCTTATCGTCGGTGCGGCGCTGGGCATGGCGGGGGCGTGGACCCAATCAATGTCGCGCAACCCGCTGGCGTCCCCGGACATTCTGGGCGTCACCTCCGGCGCGGCAGTCGCCGTCGTGCTAGGAAGCATCTCGTACCGCCCTTCCTTCGTCGACGACATCCCTATCTTCTGGTGGCGCGCCGTGCTGGCGCTGGTGGGGGCGGTTGCTGTCGTTGTGGTGCTGTCGCTGCTGGGCGGCATTGGAACGAGCAACAGAATCGTCCTCGTCGGTGTTGCGCTGACGATGATGCTTCAGGCGGGCGTGAGCTACCTTCTCTTGCGCGCGGAGCTACTGCGCGCCGCCGAGGCGCAGACCTGGTTGGCGGGATCGACGGGCTTCATCCGCATGGATGCCATCCTTCCTCTCCTGCTTGGGTTGGCCCCCTTTGTCGCGCTGGGCCTGTGGTGCGGGCGCGACTTGCCGTTGTTGGCGCACGACGACGCCTCCGCCGCCATGCTGGGGGTGAACATTACGATGCAGCGCAGGCTGCTGCTTGTTGCGGCGACCGGGGTGTCGGCCGTGGTCGTCGCGGCGGTGGGGCCGATCGGCTTCGTTGCCCTCATCGCGCCCCACTTCGGCAGGCTCGTCGCCCAAACGCCTGTACCGCCGCCGTTGGTCGCGGCGTTGGCCGGGGCGGCGATCTTGGCGGTGTGCGCGGTCATCGCCGGCCTCATCCCGTCAACGGCGCCGGTGGGGGCGGTCTCGGCTGTCGTCGGCGGGATCGTCCTGGTGGTGCTGGTGTGGAGGCGATCGGGGCGGTGA
- a CDS encoding ABC transporter ATP-binding protein, whose product MERTDAALVARGIRAGYTDGADVLHGVDLTARAGEVTTLIGPNGCGKSTLLKSMSKLLTPREGTVRVDGTDVHTLTAREAARRVALLPQHPSAPDGLYVGELVARGRHPHQGRMAGPSAADHEAIARACEATGITDLLEREIDALSGGQRQRVWLAMTLAQDTPVLLLDEPTTFLDPAHAIDMLALARDQARAGKAVVMVLHDLMLAGMFSDTLVVMRGGHILAHGTPKQALTTEVLAEAYGLRAEVWDDPAGSAPVIVPRGTVR is encoded by the coding sequence ATGGAACGAACTGATGCTGCACTCGTCGCGCGCGGTATCCGCGCGGGCTACACAGACGGGGCGGACGTCCTTCACGGCGTGGATCTCACGGCGCGGGCGGGGGAGGTGACCACCCTCATCGGGCCGAACGGTTGTGGAAAGTCCACGTTGCTCAAGTCGATGTCTAAGCTGCTGACTCCCCGCGAGGGCACAGTGCGTGTCGACGGCACCGACGTCCACACCCTCACAGCACGCGAGGCGGCCCGGCGCGTGGCGCTTCTCCCGCAGCACCCCTCGGCGCCGGACGGGCTCTACGTCGGCGAGCTCGTCGCGCGCGGGCGCCACCCGCACCAGGGGCGCATGGCCGGCCCCTCCGCAGCGGACCATGAGGCGATTGCGCGCGCCTGCGAGGCGACCGGCATCACCGACCTGCTCGAGCGCGAGATCGACGCCCTCAGCGGCGGCCAGCGGCAGCGGGTGTGGTTGGCGATGACCCTGGCGCAGGACACCCCCGTGCTGCTCCTCGACGAGCCCACGACCTTCCTCGACCCCGCGCACGCCATCGACATGCTGGCGCTCGCCCGCGATCAGGCCCGCGCCGGCAAAGCAGTGGTGATGGTGCTGCACGACCTCATGCTGGCCGGCATGTTCTCCGACACGCTGGTGGTCATGCGCGGGGGGCACATTCTCGCCCACGGCACCCCGAAGCAGGCCCTCACCACCGAGGTGCTCGCCGAGGCCTACGGGCTGCGCGCCGAGGTGTGGGACGACCCCGCGGGCAGCGCGCCTGTGATCGTCCCGCGGGGGACCGTTCGCTAG
- a CDS encoding GNAT family N-acetyltransferase codes for MSVIHTTAGWLTFRPAAVADHDTLHRWVTDPRSRFWGALDASPKDVAVELARLAAAAHEAGYVIERAGTPLAFVELYDPSRVLLSHLAEKLPLRPGDLGMHLLCAPPEGEATESGLTSALMAATVAWIFAAPRKHRRIIVEPDTRNTKILAKNALAGFRTVPGFAQTVIAEKTACIQAVEPAEFYASPLAARARAPHLNLPSPATHLTAESARRAEAHLVAKALREMIHERVLTPLPAEEPGYATIDAGGTTIRFAATKHPLEHYSIDPDTVRDDNEAPVRLIPLVSRLAPQLGIPASFVHTYLEELSSTLAGRARAEALARPLVAELTDAAASLKPAAYMQYIESAMVEGHPGFIANAGRAGMSEAEATAYVPEQGRSTALVWVAVRREAATVASIRGVRMEDLTGAVLARHGLDPERYVALPVHPWQWENKVTTVFADLLLSGDMVYLEEGEDLMHPQQSLRTFFNLTRPELPYVKTAVAVRNMGFTRGLSPAYMSATPAINEWVASLLDADPDLTHYNVRLLKEIAAIGVTGDVYHGSAASGVADNGPHQKMLAALWRESPIPMLGEGNVAVTLAAVLHTDPAGRPLAAEWIDRSGLTPADWLARLLNVYLRPAIRALAEYDIAFMLHSENVILELDGFVPVGSFFKDIGEEVAVLNPQREVPEAIARITSDATMDQELRAQPIHADIIDGVLRHLGALLSDAGVLSDEEFWACVRACVNGYKADYPDSGATLPLCAPDFTHSCLNRLQWRNPETMVDLSEQNASLLYAGRIPNPLYRPPSV; via the coding sequence ATGAGCGTTATCCACACCACCGCCGGGTGGCTCACGTTTCGCCCCGCGGCCGTTGCCGACCACGACACCCTACACCGCTGGGTCACCGACCCGCGCTCGCGGTTCTGGGGTGCGCTCGACGCCTCGCCCAAAGACGTCGCCGTCGAGCTTGCCCGCCTCGCCGCCGCCGCGCACGAAGCCGGCTACGTGATCGAACGCGCTGGCACCCCCCTCGCGTTCGTCGAGCTCTACGACCCCTCCCGTGTGCTTTTAAGCCACCTCGCCGAGAAGCTGCCCCTGCGCCCTGGCGATCTCGGCATGCACCTGCTGTGCGCCCCGCCGGAGGGAGAGGCCACGGAATCCGGTCTGACCTCGGCGCTCATGGCCGCGACCGTCGCGTGGATTTTTGCAGCCCCGCGCAAGCACCGGCGCATCATCGTGGAACCCGACACCCGCAACACCAAGATCCTGGCCAAAAATGCCCTCGCCGGGTTTCGCACTGTGCCCGGCTTCGCGCAGACCGTCATCGCCGAAAAAACCGCCTGTATCCAGGCAGTGGAGCCCGCCGAATTCTACGCCTCCCCACTCGCCGCGAGGGCCCGAGCGCCGCACCTGAACCTGCCCTCGCCTGCCACACACCTCACGGCAGAGTCGGCCCGGCGCGCGGAGGCCCACCTCGTGGCCAAAGCGCTACGCGAGATGATCCACGAGCGCGTCCTCACCCCACTCCCGGCCGAAGAACCCGGCTACGCAACCATCGACGCCGGAGGCACGACCATCCGTTTCGCGGCGACGAAGCATCCGCTGGAGCACTACAGCATCGACCCGGACACGGTGCGCGACGACAACGAAGCTCCGGTCCGACTCATCCCGCTCGTCTCGCGCCTAGCGCCGCAGCTGGGCATTCCCGCGTCCTTCGTGCACACCTACCTAGAGGAATTGTCCTCCACCCTCGCCGGGCGCGCCCGCGCCGAAGCCCTGGCTCGCCCCCTGGTCGCAGAGCTCACCGACGCCGCCGCATCGCTGAAACCCGCCGCGTACATGCAGTACATCGAGTCGGCGATGGTGGAGGGCCACCCCGGGTTCATCGCCAATGCCGGGCGCGCCGGAATGAGCGAAGCCGAGGCCACGGCCTACGTGCCCGAGCAGGGACGCTCCACCGCGCTCGTGTGGGTCGCGGTGCGCAGGGAGGCGGCGACTGTGGCGTCGATACGCGGCGTGCGCATGGAGGACCTAACCGGCGCCGTTCTCGCGCGCCATGGGCTCGACCCGGAGCGCTACGTCGCGTTGCCGGTGCACCCCTGGCAGTGGGAAAACAAGGTCACGACCGTCTTCGCCGACCTCCTCCTCAGCGGCGACATGGTCTACCTCGAGGAGGGCGAGGACCTCATGCACCCGCAGCAATCGCTCCGCACTTTCTTCAACCTCACGCGCCCCGAGCTGCCGTACGTCAAAACGGCAGTGGCCGTGCGCAATATGGGCTTTACCCGCGGCTTGTCACCGGCTTATATGTCGGCCACCCCCGCCATCAACGAATGGGTCGCTTCGCTTCTCGACGCCGACCCAGACCTGACCCACTACAACGTGCGCCTGCTCAAAGAAATCGCTGCGATCGGCGTAACCGGCGACGTCTACCACGGCAGCGCCGCCTCCGGCGTCGCGGACAACGGCCCCCACCAGAAGATGCTCGCGGCCCTATGGCGCGAGTCCCCGATTCCGATGCTCGGCGAGGGCAACGTCGCGGTCACCCTCGCCGCGGTACTGCACACCGACCCCGCCGGACGCCCGCTCGCCGCCGAGTGGATCGACCGCTCGGGCCTGACCCCCGCCGACTGGCTGGCCCGGCTGCTCAATGTCTACCTCCGCCCCGCAATCCGCGCCCTGGCAGAGTACGACATCGCGTTCATGCTGCACTCCGAGAACGTCATCCTGGAACTCGACGGCTTCGTCCCGGTCGGTTCCTTCTTCAAAGACATCGGCGAGGAGGTGGCGGTGCTTAACCCCCAGCGCGAGGTGCCCGAAGCCATCGCCCGTATCACCAGCGACGCCACTATGGACCAGGAGCTGCGTGCCCAGCCGATTCACGCCGACATCATCGACGGGGTGCTGCGTCACCTCGGCGCCCTCTTATCCGATGCCGGTGTCCTCAGCGACGAAGAATTCTGGGCCTGCGTTCGCGCCTGCGTCAACGGGTATAAGGCCGACTACCCCGACTCGGGCGCAACCCTCCCCCTCTGTGCCCCGGACTTCACGCACTCCTGCCTCAACCGGCTGCAGTGGCGCAACCCCGAGACCATGGTGGACTTGAGTGAGCAGAATGCGTCGCTGCTGTACGCGGGCCGGATCCCTAACCCGCTGTACAGACCGCCGAGCGTCTAG
- a CDS encoding lysine N(6)-hydroxylase/L-ornithine N(5)-oxygenase family protein, producing the protein MPTPHTTDTNRTVDIAGVGIGPFNLGLAALAQPLVSAGELTAAFFDRRPAFRWHPGLLLEESTIQVPFLADLVTLADPTSQYSFLNFLKLNGRLHRYYIREDFYPLRSEYSDYCAWVSEQLSTMHWGNAVRAVHPAPEQLRAATGARWVVEVDGQPEVFARNVVSGVGTDPFVPEELSGALRTSDSPRAIHSADYLPARAWLREAESVTVIGSGQSAAEIYADLLPQAVANGTRVDWITRSPRFFPMEYTKLTLELTSPEYARYVRGLPMDQRDRLVLEDRSLYKGISSETVNAIYDMLYRLSLSCDLAEHTTLRAGVSVRYARTRSDALEFDLRHDESGTQATHTTHAAILCTGYRSAQIPAFLEPARDLINLDPKGRFDLNENFAADDDGSLFALNADEHLISLNGPDLGMGPWRNSIVLRAITGREVYPIERSIAFQDIGGFGA; encoded by the coding sequence ATGCCCACGCCTCACACCACCGACACCAACCGCACAGTCGACATCGCTGGGGTCGGCATCGGCCCCTTCAACCTCGGCCTCGCCGCGCTCGCGCAGCCGCTGGTCAGCGCCGGGGAACTCACCGCAGCGTTCTTCGACCGCCGCCCCGCCTTCCGCTGGCACCCGGGCCTCTTGCTCGAGGAATCCACCATCCAGGTTCCCTTCCTCGCCGACCTAGTCACTCTGGCCGACCCTACGAGCCAATACAGCTTCCTCAATTTCCTCAAGCTCAACGGCCGCCTTCACCGCTACTACATCCGCGAGGACTTCTACCCTCTGCGAAGCGAGTATTCCGACTACTGCGCGTGGGTCAGCGAGCAGCTCAGCACCATGCATTGGGGGAACGCCGTCCGCGCGGTGCACCCGGCACCGGAGCAGCTGCGCGCCGCAACCGGCGCCCGCTGGGTCGTCGAGGTCGACGGGCAGCCCGAGGTTTTCGCCCGCAACGTGGTCAGCGGCGTGGGCACCGACCCCTTCGTTCCCGAGGAGCTTTCCGGAGCTTTGCGTACCAGCGACTCGCCCCGCGCAATCCACTCCGCCGACTACCTCCCGGCGCGCGCGTGGCTGCGGGAGGCCGAATCGGTGACTGTGATCGGCTCCGGCCAGTCCGCTGCCGAGATCTATGCGGATCTACTTCCCCAGGCTGTCGCGAACGGCACGCGCGTGGATTGGATCACCCGCTCTCCGCGCTTTTTTCCCATGGAATACACCAAGCTCACCCTCGAGCTGACCTCCCCGGAGTACGCGCGCTACGTGCGCGGGCTTCCCATGGACCAGCGCGACCGGCTGGTGCTCGAGGACCGCAGCCTGTACAAGGGCATCTCCTCGGAGACGGTGAATGCCATCTACGACATGCTCTACCGGCTCAGCCTCTCCTGCGACTTAGCGGAGCACACCACGCTGCGCGCCGGGGTAAGCGTGCGCTACGCGCGCACCCGCAGCGACGCCCTCGAGTTCGACCTGCGGCACGACGAAAGCGGCACCCAGGCCACGCACACCACCCACGCCGCGATCCTGTGCACTGGTTACCGCAGCGCCCAGATCCCCGCCTTCCTCGAACCCGCCCGCGACCTGATCAACCTTGACCCGAAAGGGCGCTTCGACCTCAACGAGAACTTCGCCGCAGACGACGACGGCTCCCTCTTCGCGCTCAACGCGGACGAGCACCTCATCTCCCTCAACGGCCCCGACCTCGGGATGGGACCATGGCGCAACTCCATCGTTTTGCGTGCCATCACGGGCCGGGAGGTCTACCCCATCGAGCGCTCCATCGCCTTCCAAGACATCGGGGGGTTCGGCGCATGA
- a CDS encoding pyridoxal phosphate-dependent decarboxylase family protein, protein MPSTHEQTPSTSVGPYLVGRGASTGEFFAAISQAASHAAHAIYGADHPVPSTTPSAAKQLADIDLAAPVHELDRALAELREIWLDEAVLYHHPRYLSHLNCPIALPAVAAEVLATSLNTSVESWDQAGAAALIEQRLIEWVSRTLGFPESANGVFTSGGTQSNLQALAIARNKARASAPLDSLAIFASPTAHYSVHRAADLLGIAPGNIVSVAMEPAALSAALTRAQRSGCTPAAVVATAGTTDRGLIDPLDGIADVCRAAGVHLHVDAAYGGAACLSPTHAGLLRGIDRADSVTIDFHKTFYQPLTCSALLCRNASDFAAVRVHADYLNPADAPRLNLADYALQTSRRFDALKLWVTLRTVGPEAFGAAFDSIIALARDAAHAIEHDPELADLDLYEKPHLSTVLFSLRGDPHGALAAPIRDALFSSGTAAIAVTRIDERTLMKLTILDPTLKLDEITSVLRAVVRVSRTLPTPPDRAADTL, encoded by the coding sequence ATGCCCTCCACACATGAGCAGACCCCGTCCACCTCCGTCGGTCCCTACCTCGTCGGGCGCGGAGCGTCGACGGGCGAGTTCTTCGCCGCCATCAGTCAAGCGGCGTCACACGCCGCGCACGCGATTTACGGCGCTGACCACCCAGTTCCCTCCACCACCCCCTCGGCGGCCAAGCAACTCGCAGACATCGACCTCGCTGCCCCTGTCCACGAGCTCGACCGCGCCCTCGCGGAGCTGCGCGAGATCTGGCTCGACGAGGCAGTGCTCTACCACCACCCGAGATACCTGTCCCACCTCAACTGCCCCATCGCCCTGCCCGCCGTCGCCGCAGAGGTGCTAGCCACTTCGCTCAACACCTCCGTGGAGTCCTGGGACCAGGCTGGCGCGGCTGCGTTGATCGAGCAACGCCTGATCGAGTGGGTCAGCCGCACCCTGGGGTTTCCGGAGTCCGCCAACGGCGTGTTCACCTCCGGCGGCACCCAATCCAACCTGCAGGCTCTGGCCATCGCGCGGAACAAGGCCCGCGCCTCGGCGCCCCTCGACTCGCTCGCAATCTTCGCCTCCCCCACGGCGCACTACTCAGTGCACCGCGCGGCTGACCTCCTCGGCATCGCGCCGGGCAACATCGTCAGCGTCGCCATGGAGCCCGCTGCGCTGAGCGCCGCCCTCACCCGCGCCCAACGGAGCGGGTGCACGCCCGCGGCCGTGGTGGCCACGGCCGGAACGACGGATCGCGGGCTCATCGACCCGCTCGACGGCATCGCCGACGTCTGCCGGGCCGCCGGGGTGCACCTCCACGTCGACGCTGCCTACGGCGGGGCCGCGTGTTTGTCGCCTACCCACGCGGGTCTGCTGCGCGGCATCGACCGGGCCGACAGCGTGACCATCGACTTCCACAAAACCTTCTACCAGCCCCTCACCTGCTCCGCGCTGCTCTGTCGCAACGCCTCTGACTTCGCCGCCGTGCGCGTGCACGCCGACTACCTCAACCCCGCCGATGCCCCGCGGCTCAACCTCGCCGACTACGCACTGCAGACCTCGCGGCGCTTCGACGCCCTCAAGCTCTGGGTCACCCTCAGGACGGTCGGCCCCGAGGCCTTCGGCGCTGCCTTCGACAGCATCATCGCGCTCGCCCGCGACGCCGCGCACGCCATTGAACACGACCCCGAGCTCGCCGACCTCGACCTCTACGAAAAGCCCCATCTCAGCACCGTGCTCTTTTCCCTGCGCGGTGACCCGCACGGCGCACTCGCCGCCCCCATCCGCGACGCCCTCTTTTCCTCCGGCACCGCCGCCATCGCCGTCACCCGCATCGACGAACGCACCCTGATGAAGCTCACCATCCTCGACCCGACGCTGAAGCTCGACGAAATCACCTCGGTCCTTCGCGCCGTTGTCCGCGTCAGCCGTACCCTGCCCACACCTCCCGATCGAGCAGCAGACACACTGTAA